From Theileria annulata chromosome 1, complete sequence, *** SEQUENCING IN PROGRESS ***, one genomic window encodes:
- a CDS encoding ubiquitination-mediated degradation component, putative (Tap349e08.q2ks7.cand.59 - score = 71.88), translated as MTGNVDKTNVFHKFIQNVLNVTIKRSERQQNLVNQGEQVKVYIGHLYGRISGITDTENKYLNVEDLDDVVRSIVYLCILHNKNVLVDLNETYVRTANEISKINKNGLTNQNIGCIDENVNSINSLKTELLSVLEKAQSFLISNASILMSFPEYFTITDIISENEIKKAYLNVTDEKILLEMFLDYGTSAHNSTFLQKMVNEMWETDENVGKEVFVKIFGLLRNRLCLKTLKSNTSNEAKLLTELFFHKPIVELFLDNVVSVELESALIVSSGVRREISSFFGRFLGITTLDEEQYEVAKLVGIKQAYEGAKVDRTSDFYGKKDLNHLKSVFNSKRFESEHSMNNFVQLVKVILKVDSVVRNRFLSVMGMFISFNNNRKKMYSLSHIDAPPVSFDEFYFRRLILLPDNSFGFCVNFTWLLLLLSQGITIPKSDEIDPAFCQAVNLIKEELEGLENETTEDSESLADKVHKLGEMEKEMNNTLGFLATSSCMGDENQVKSSLKLLKSKAEDVYNSKFITQIFWLTIKSINMMFLPSLQENLKILTQTLNYANSNMNLGINDDKLANYISYVYVWRTAIQHPSFLKALWHFVNISLRLFLRCFLLYDKEGNVKSDYKILYDSSSNKFGPMVEKYCDKVLNTDVGVSSPQFTVLPVDLIETILDLIKNMTILRHYDHYIKPNDSDPLSFMDFELVITVCIFIMKSPNDVIKNIHIKCDMACSTILYLCKFSNDSMSRFESINVCKLHLMYSLVRTFISSQKSNYNTRISSRLNIIQSFTQFFVLESYRKNFVTCIISKKDLFIQFMHLLLNDTNFLIEEVVSYLTEIRRREIAGISLDETTSEDHQSTENNENSDDQYVQDGAIDANQLRSMAGPELKGRTRSFVEYGFEICSLLNILCSEFPSDITSSSVLLPQVVTCLGCCLESLAGPKCLQLKVKNMDEYGFKPKEWLSKIMQCYISLYEHNDSDEVTPFVKAVVNDERYYKPEIFNRCIRFSTREMFLNYRNIKSFNNLSNKLLEYAKQTTMLYDNAVNDEIPENYLDPIMMDIMEDPVLLPTSGKIMDRKNIERHLMSESTDPFTRAPLERDQLIEQPELREEISSFLKSLIKSNSTST; from the coding sequence atgacTGGGAATGTCGATAAAACAAATgtttttcataaatttattcaaaatgTACTAAATGTTACAATAAAAAGGTCTGAAAGACAACAGAATCTCGTGAACCAAGGGGAACAAGTGAAAGTATACATTGGTCACCTTTACGGAAGGATTTCTGGAATTACAGATACTGAAAATAAGTATCTAAATGTGGAAGATTTGGATGACGTGGTTCGTTCGATAGTATACTTGTGTATACTACACAACAAAAATGTTCTAGTGGACTTAAATGAAACCTATGTAAGAACAGCAAAtgaaattagtaaaataaataaaaatggaCTAACTAATCAAAATATTGGATGTATTGATGAAAATGTAAACTCTATAAATTCATTGAAGACTGAACTTCTTAGTGTTCTGGAAAAGGCCCAGTCGTTCCTAATCTCAAACGCATCAATTTTGATGTCGTTTCCTGAATATTTCACTATTACAGATATCATTagtgaaaatgaaataaagaAGGCGTACTTGAACGTAACAGACGAAAAAATATTGCTTGAAATGTTCCTGGACTACGGCACATCGGCACATAATTCGAcatttttacaaaaaatggTGAATGAAATGTGGGAAACAGACGAAAATGTAGGTAAAGAAgtttttgtaaaaatatttgGATTACTGAGGAATAGATTGTGCCTTAAAACACTAAAATCAAACACGTCAAATGAAgctaaattattaacagAACTGTTTTTTCACAAACCAATAGTGGAGCTTTTCCTGGATAATGTAGTGTCAGTAGAGTTGGAATCAGCACTGATTGTTTCATCAGGAGTTAGAAGAGAGATTAGTTCATTTTTCGGAAGATTTCTGGGAATCACAACGCTGGACGAAGAACAATACGAAGTTGCGAAACTCGTTGGTATTAAACAAGCATATGAAGGAGCAAAAGTGGATAGAACGAGTGACTTTTATGGAAAAAAGGATTTAAATCACCTAAAGTCAGTGTTTAACTCTAAAAGGTTTGAAAGCGAGCACTCaatgaataattttgtgCAGTTGGTAAAGGTTATTTTAAAAGTAGACTCGGTAGTGAGAAACAGGTTTTTATCGGTAATGGGAATGTTTATATCGTTTAACAATAATCGCAAAAAAATGTATAGCCTATCACATATTGATGCGCCTCCAGTCTCATTTGATGAGTTTTACTTTAGGAGACTGATTTTGTTGCCAGATAATTCATTTGGGTTTTGCGTAAACTTTACGTGGTTGCTACTGTTGCTGTCCCAAGGAATTACTATACCTAAATCGGATGAGATTGACCCTGCTTTCTGCCAAGCAgttaatttgataaaagaAGAATTGGAAGGTTTAGAAAATGAAACAACTGAAGATTCAGAATCATTAGCTGATAAGGTTCATAAGCTTGGAGAAATGGAAAAGGAAATGAATAATACACTTGGATTCTTAGCAACATCATCATGCATGGGAGATGAAAACCAAGTTAAAAgttcattaaaattattaaagtCTAAAGCAGAGGACGTGTACAATAGTAAGTTCATAACTCAGATATTCTGGCTCACAATCAAGTCAATAAATATGATGTTTCTCCCAAGTCTGCaggaaaatttaaaaatactgACACAGACATTAAATTATGCAAACTCCAACATGAATTTGGGAATAAATGATGATAAGCTTGCAAATTACATTTCTTACGTGTATGTTTGGAGGACAGCAATTCAGCACCCATCGTTCCTTAAAGCCCTTTGGCACTTTGTAAATATATCGCTTAGGTTATTTCTTCGTTGTTTCTTGTTGTATGATAAGGAAGGTAATGTAAAGTCTGACTACAAGATTTTGTATGATAGCTcaagtaataaatttggaCCGATGGTGGAGAAGTACTGTGATAAAGTTCTGAACACGGATGTTGGAGTATCATCGCCACAGTTTACAGTGTTGCCAGTAGATCTTATAGAAACTATTTTGGATTTGATAAAAAACATGACAATCTTGAGACATTACGACCACTATATAAAGCCAAATGACTCGGACCCATTGAGTTTTATGGATTTCGAGCTGGTGATAACGGTCTGCATATTTATAATGAAGAGTCCAAACGACGTTATCAAAAACATACACATTAAGTGTGACATGGCTTGttcaacaattttatacttGTGTAAGTTCTCAAATGACTCGATGTCAAGGTTCGAGAGCATTAACGTTTGCAAGCTACATCTAATGTATTCACTTGTTAGGACGTTCATATCGTCACAAAAGTCGAACTATAACACAAGAATATCATCAAGGTTAAACATAATTCAAAGTTTTACTCAATTTTTTGTCCTAGAATCATATAGGAAGAACTTCGTGACATGTATCATATCAAAGAAGGACCTGTTCATCCAGTTCATGCACCTGCTGCTAAATGACACAAACTTCCTTATTGAGGAGGTGGTATCGTACTTGACAGAGATTAGGAGACGTGAAATCGCCGGAATATCATTGGATGAAACAACTAGTGAGGATCATCAATCCACAGAGAATAATGAAAACTCAGATGATCAGTACGTTCAGGATGGTGCAATTGACGCTAACCAGCTAAGATCAATGGCTGGACCTGAGCTCAAGGGAAGGACTAGAAGTTTTGTGGAGTATGGGTTTGAGATTTGTTCacttttaaatattctcTGCTCAGAGTTCCCATCTGACATCACCAGTAGTTCTGTTCTTTTACCTCAGGTGGTTACATGTCTGGGGTGCTGTTTGGAAAGTCTGGCGGGGCCGAAATGCCTTCAACTTAAGGTCAAAAACATGGATGAATACGGATTTAAGCCAAAGGAATGGCTTTCTAAGATCATGCAGTGTTATATATCGTTGTATGAACACAACGACTCTGATGAGGTTACCCCCTTTGTAAAGGCCGTAGTCAATGACGAGCGATACTACAAACCTGAAATTTTCAACCGATGCATAAGGTTTTCCACACGAGAAATGTTCCTTAACTACAGAAACAtcaaatcatttaataatcttaGTAATAAGCTTCTCGAGTATGCCAAACAAACCACCATGTTATACGATAATGCAGTTAACGATGAGATACCTGAGAACTACCTTGACCCTATAATGATGGACATTATGGAGGATCCTGTCTTGCTACCAACTAGCGGTAAGATTATGGACCGCAAGAACATTGAGCGTCATTTGATGTCTGAGTCCACTGATCCTTTCACTCGTGCACCTCTTGAGCGTGACCAACTAATTGAGCAGCCTGAGCTCAGGGAGGAGATTTCTAGTTTTTTGAAATCATTAATCAAATCAAACTCTACTTCAACGTaa
- a CDS encoding Tpr-related protein family member, putative (Tap349e08.q2ks7.cand.61 - score = 24.15;~11 probable transmembrane helices predicted for TA05775 by TMHMM2.0 at aa 20-42, 153-175, 185-207, 214-236, 251-273, 411-433, 448-467, 523-545, 565-587, 594-613 and 633-652;~Signal anchor predicted for TA05775 by SignalP 2.0 HMM (Signal peptide probability 0.040, signal anchor probability 0.680) with cleavage site probability 0.015 between residues 32 and 33) has protein sequence MSTCPHCTNGQAGVGQDQCTLLIVAYVLAGLAMMLNIRLSYSSAPYALIRFKLPENLFSVFVRRMASALELWCLPSMLLGNIMDYGLKGYYYGRYTQDFGNNGNLKPNEQGTSTIKITIKPKSCTNKLEITFGKDILPNINDTFTPRREKFIWIIIPSIISQWLNFLTYVILLIVYVTGGDHGHLTLFYFVIAISGVVFGINMVLVYAVDWNYIPVYIVGENSFPIVTSFMHYITTLIFGNRRKWNSDFLIVYIDIGVAIIISLVTAVVWTAAYGYYRDTKKQNATYHNAPEVVVDATYPEGTTPVTEDINPNDINSITVNKDGKPTIYNKETSGTTGPIAIKKDRDPTTTTYTNRGDTAPANGAKPNSIILSYKQGDTVGTITISPGTATVHYGHIFTETFDMSSVRWEIISPTLMVIVGMGLVYSIYPGIAPGMIVPFYLIDKIEMVLLIATFFPPVIVAILQRVPETKNYSPKATYVFHGVNNSNNGMGGWRKYASKHEGEPKGSASECDTSDTKDVENWFWHIFDILIVIKISLAIIFIYSLHYRNSNLSRSIVNQPKMSTALSIVFYMCHEFLLALGFPGIIGNNGSTYVVLPAQYVGALFMIFLAFYSEGYIIEYKSYDPAHWPTDGMWYLSAIIFYHIICLLFLPNDFYYDKV, from the coding sequence ATGTCAACTTGTCCTCACTGTACTAATGGACAGGCTGGTGTAGGTCAGGATCAATGTACATTACTCATAGTAGCTTATGTACTCGCTGGACTTGCTATGATGCTTAATATTAGACTTTCATATAGTTCTGCTCCATATGCACTTATTAGATTCAAATTACCTGAAAATCTATTTAGTGTATTTGTAAGGAGAATGGCTAGTGCTTTAGAACTTTGGTGTCTACCAAGTATGCTCCTAGGTAACATCATGGATTATGGTCTTAAAGGATACTATTATGGCAGGTACACACAAGACTTCGGCAACAATGGCAATCTTAAACCCAATGAACAGGGTACGTCCACAATCAAAATCACCATCAAACCCAAAAGCTGCACCAACAAACTCGAAATCACGTTTGGCAAAGATATCCTCCCAAACATCAATGACACGTTCACTCCCAGACGTGAAAAATTCATTTGGATCATTATACCTTCAATCATAAGTCAGTGGTTAAATTTCCTCACGTACgtaattttattgataGTCTACGTTACTGGTGGTGATCATGGTCATCTTACTCTATTTTACTTTGTGATTGCAATATCTGGTGTTGTGTTTGGTATTAACATGGTATTGGTTTATGCTGTTGACTGGAATTATATACCTGTCTACATTGTTGGTGAAAACTCATTTCCAATAGTAACATCATTCATGCATTATATTACTACACTCATATTTGGTAATCGAAGGAAATGGAATTCTGATTTTCTAATAGTCTATATTGATATTGGTGTGGCCATCATAATATCACTGGTTACAGCCGTGGTTTGGACTGCAGCATACGGCTACTATCGTGATACCAAAAAACAAAATGCTACTTATCATAATGCTCCTGAGGTGGTGGTAGATGCTACTTATCCTGAGGGTACTACTCCTGTTACTGAGGATATTAATCctaatgatattaatagtataacCGTAAATAAGGATGGTAAGCCTACTATTTATAATAAGGAAACTTCTGGTACTACTGGTCCCATTGCTATTAAAAAGGATCGTGATCCTACTACCACTACCTACACTAACAGGGGTGATACTGCTCCTGCCAATGGTGCTAAACCGAATAGTATTATTCTTAGCTATAAGCAGGGTGATACTGTTGGtactattactattagTCCTGGTACTGCTACTGTTCATTATGGTCACATATTTACTGAAACTTTTGATATGAGTTCAGTTCGCTGGGAAATAATCTCTCCTACACTCATGGTAATTGTAGGTATGGGTTTAGTTTACTCTATTTATCCTGGAATTGCACCTGGTATGATTGTACCATTCTATCTCATTGACAAGATTGAAATGGTTCTTCTAATAGCAACATTCTTTCCACCAGTAATAGTAGCCATTCTACAAAGAGTCCCTGAAACCAAAAACTACTCACCTAAAGCCACATACGTATTTCATGGAGTTAACAATTCTAACAATGGTATGGGTGGATGGCGAAAATACGCATCCAAACACGAAGGAGAACCCAAAGGATCAGCATCAGAATGCGACACCTCTGATACTAAAGATGTCGAGAATTGGTTTTGGCACATCTTTGATATCCTTATCGTTATCAAAATATCACTTgcaattatatttatatattcattgCATTATAGAAACTCCAATTTGTCTAGATCAATTGTTAATCAACCAAAAATGTCCACTGCACTCAGTATTGTGTTTTATATGTGCCATGAATTTTTGTTGGCATTGGGATTTCCTGGCATCATTGGTAATAATGGAAGTACATACGTTGTTCTTCCAGCACAGTATGTGGGAGCGCTATTTATGATATTTTTGGCCTTTTATTCTGAGGGATacattatagaatataaaagttaTGATCCTGCTCATTGGCCCACGGATGGAATGTGGTATTTATCCgctattattttttatcatatCATCTGCTTGTTATTTTTGCCTAATGATttttattatgataaagtttaa
- a CDS encoding Tpr-related protein family member, putative (Tap349e08.q2ks7.cand.60 - score = 31.38;~9 probable transmembrane helices predicted for TA05770 by TMHMM2.0 at aa 10-28, 83-105, 115-137, 144-166, 181-203, 278-300, 595-617, 638-660 and 665-687), with protein MEEDKTLKTAAFIFAGFSMMLNIRLCYSSAPYALIRFKLPEDLFSIFVRRMSSSLELWCLPSIVIGNIMDQLMKRVGVDKKKIITWPSIACMWIDFLTYVILLIVYLMGGEQGHLTAHYWIIAFSGFNFGIEMVLVYAQDDDGTITWYMVGENSFPLFTSLVHYFTTLMFGNRRKWNSDYIVVFVDIIAAIMISFTAALLWTIKFYGADSQKCTRLTLDAKTSGNELSYCSGYTSCSNYDNAAGGHKHKPGLPTHTHHGANSGCEYDINRWHNFSPVLMVLVGMGLVYMIYPAIAPGMIVPFYLVDKIDMILLIATAVPPVIVAILKSKYYGPFVFLGNWGGSHNAFGTVLSPAVSKATLNLRYENSHTLTLKNSGGNAVQEAKVNVRNQKDTITQIKTQSQAIKINLTLKLAEVTLTQTLPGGTRNKLKATGTITTTKEVTKGSLHTDHTLNFTSIDLNQRLPAGPAGTVIIGHGTIDHKELNLISSAAGAGEDGKPTKLTLKLSPGTTSDANINEQLTLNNTDKNTLTLTGGITGTLKYTSDNSGTLTASINSVTYNLNDFHYTSATDHSGTHPNYCCIGGNLATWQDDSSGMPAWHLCDVFVILMIILAIIFVYSLHYRDSAISRSIINQPKMSTALSIIFYMCHEISLAVGFPGIASDDNIILPIQLVGAFLMVLLAPYSEGYLIEYKRHDPADWPTEGMTKWNAFCY; from the coding sequence ATGGAAGAAGATAAAACTCTGAAGACAGCTGCATTTATTTTTGCAGGGTTTTCTATGATGCTCAACATTAGGCTATGTTATAGTTCTGCTCCATATGCacttattagatttaagTTGCCTGAGGATCTTTTTAGTATATTTGTTAGAAGGATGTCTAGTTCATTGGAACTTTGGTGTCTGCCTAGCATTGTTATTGGAAACATTATGGATCAGCTCATGAAGCGTGTTGGTGTAGataagaagaaaataattaccTGGCCATCCATTGCTTGTATGTGGATAGACTTCCTCACCTATGTCATTCTTCTAATAGTATATTTGATGGGTGGTGAACAGGGTCATCTAACTGCCCATTATTGGATCATCGCATTTTCTGGATTCAATTTCGGTATTGAAATGGTGTTGGTATATGCACAGGATGATGATGGTACTATTACTTGGTATATGGTTGGTGAAAACTCATTTCCATTGTTTACTTCACTTGTTCATTATTTCACTACACTAATGTTTGGTAACAGAAGGAAGTGGAACTCTGATTACATTGTAGTCTTTGTTGATATTATAGCTGCAATCATGATCTCATTCACTGCAGCTCTGTTATGGACAATAAAGTTCTATGGTGCCGATAGTCAGAAGTGCACTAGACTCACTCTTGATGCCAAGACCTCTGGGAATGAACTATCCTATTGCTCTGGATATACCTCTTGCTCTAATTATGATAATGCTGCTGGTGGTCATAAACACAAACCTGGTTTACCGACACACACTCATCATGGTGCAAACAGTGGTTGTGAGTATGACATTAATAGATGGCACAATTTTTCACCTGTACTGATGGTTCTAGTTGGTATGGGTCTAGTATACATGATATATCCAGCTATTGCACCCGGTATGATTGTACCATTCTATCTAGTTGATAAGATTGATATGATACTTCTAATAGCTACAGCTGTCCCACCTGTAATTGTAGCTATCCTCAAGAGCAAATATTATGGTCCTTTTGTATTCTTGGGTAATTGGGGTGGAAGTCATAATGCGTTTGGCACAGTTCTATCACCTGCTGTTAGCAAAGCCACCCTTAACCTCCGCTATGAAAATAGTCATACTCTAACACTCAAAAATAGTGGTGGTAATGCTGTTCAAGAGGCCAAAGTCAATGTCCGTAATCAAAAAGATACCATCACTCAGATAAAAACCCAATCTCAGGCTATCAAAATCAATCTGACTCTAAAACTCGCCGAAGTTACTCTCACACAAACACTCCCAGGTGGTACTAGGAATAAACTCAAGGCTACTGGGACAATAACCACCACCAAGGAAGTCACCAAAGGTAGTCTCCATACTGATCATACTCTAAACTTCACCAGCATTGATCTCAATCAAAGACTTCCTGCTGGTCCTGCTGGTACTGTAATTATTGGTCACGGTACCATTGATCATAAGGAACTCAATCTCATATCCAGTGCTGCTGGTGCCGGTGAAGATGGTAAACCTACCAAACTCACTCTAAAACTCTCTCCTGGCACCACGTCCGATGCCAATATAAATGAACAACTGACCCTCAACAACACAGACAAAAATACTCTCACTCTGACTGGTGGTATCACCGGAACACTCAAATACACTAGTGATAACAGTGGTACTCTAACTGCCTCCATCAATAGTGTCACCTATAACCTCAACGACTTCCATTATACATCTGCAACTGATCACTCAGGTACTCATCCGAACTATTGCTGTATTGGTGGAAATCTAGCTACGTGGCAAGACGATAGTTCTGGTATGCCTGCATGGCATTTATGTGATGTTTTTGTCATTCTAATGATCATACTAGctattatatttgtatacTCACTTCACTATAGAGATTCTGCCATTTCTCGTTCTATCATTAATCAACCCAAGATGTCCACCGCACTatctattatattttatatgtgtcaTGAAATATCACTTGCTGTTGGATTTCCAGGAATAGCAAGTgatgataatattattttaccaATCCAACTAGTAGGCGCATTCCTTATGGTACTGTTGGCTCCATACTCAGAGGGATACCTAATTGAGTACAAGCGGCACGATCCCGCAGATTGGCCCACAGAAGGTATGACGAAATGGAACGCGTTCTGCTActga